Sequence from the Amaranthus tricolor cultivar Red isolate AtriRed21 chromosome 1, ASM2621246v1, whole genome shotgun sequence genome:
aaagattataaatattaaatttttataattttttattatatataattagagatattaaaaattgaattattgcattggactgcgtgaaaaagcaaataaattaaaacgGAAGAAGTAACAGGGAAAAAGCAGAGCTTACGAAAGATGGTTGCATATTTGCATTGCAATTAATCGAAATCAACACATGGAACCCAAAAAAGGGAGCATGGTAAAATGTATAGCCTCTTGTCTATATTTAACAATTACCCGAAACTATTCACAATTCAAAGAGAGTCTGCTAGAACCAGCAATGGGTTAAAACCGACATGATAATTATGACGCACATTGTTTCTTCTCGACAGCCTCTTTGAGCTTCCTACCCAATGCAAATGCCAATGGTGGCGGAACTGCATTGCCAATTTGCCTGTGCCTGTGTTGAATGTTACCCGCAAATTTGTAGTTATCCGGGAAACCCTGCAACCATAAATCATacgtattattattaattatgacTTTTTATTCACCGAAAAATTGATTAAGATAGCATTTTCTTATGTTATCAGCAACGGTGTAAATGAGACCTTGAGCCCAAACTTGACAAGTCGTGAAAACGAAAAATCAGAACAAAGAACAAAAGGTGCTGAATTTTAGGGGAAGAGACTTACTTGAGATCGAGCGCATTCACGAACTGTGACTATCCTATCTTGATCGGGATGAAAGCACATCCCAACCTTGCCCATAGGTTGGGGGTCGGTAATAGAGGTTGGGAAGTTTCCTTCCCAATCCAACCTTCCAAACAGACCCTTCCACTGGTTGTGCCTTTCTGCAGTGTTTGGCAGGCACCAAGGAACCAAATCCACCAGCTGTCCGGTGGACAGCTTAACCTGCAAAAGCCATCCGAAACAAACACCATATGACATAGTTATTAGTTTATGAAGACCGATAATCgaaacatttttttgttttaattacaGGGTAGGCTGAGGAAAGGAGGAAAGCTAGGTGAGAATCGAACCCAAGACATTTCTTGAAAAGTGATACTTGCACTCCAACTGAGACAAGACCCGATTTAAGGTGCAATGGAAACTTAAAATGTCGTGTTTGCGACTTTTTAGCAATCAGCTcagtataaaataattttcatacCTTCTCATCTGGCAGGTCTCTCCAATCAGCACCTGGGCGTTTCGGAATTTTTTGACAGCGAATCAAATTTAATTCATTCATTTCTTTTGATATATGATCAGTTAAGGTCACCATATCCCTTCTGATCATCTTCTGGAACCAAGAAATAGGCTCGGACTTGTACTGTGAAATGAAAAgacaaaattttgatgaaattggtcaaacttttgaaaaaaaaggcAATTCATAAAGGATAATAAGGCAGGAAGTACAGAACCATGAAGTAAGACATTTCATCTCACCTCCATAGTGGCTAAAGAAGCCCCATTTTCTACAGCAGGAAGATCACCAATAGTATCTCTGACTGTAATTGAACGGAAAGGGGCTCCGGTTGCTGTACTTCGCACTGCAGCGTACTGAGTATTGCCGTCCAGATTGATTTTAAGCTCAGAACCCGCAAAAACATGCATTGGCTCAGGCCAATCAGGCAGTATTTCTTCAGGAGACGCCGCCCAGATAAATGCACGTTTACGTGATTGTGAAACACCACAAGCTCCAGCTTCAAGAATTCCAAATCGTACCTGACAAATGATTTGACAATAGTTTCAGGAAGTTGCACGTAAGAATCATGCGAACCATAATATGATTTTTGCTGAAAGATTCTATGTTAGCAAACTGATCTCTGCTGATTACtgaatatgaatttaaattgaaaCAAACAGGGCCTAAATGAGACCTAAGCAGATTCTCAGGAAGCCAAAAATGACAGTAAAGCCGCTACCTGATAACCCATCTCAAGAAGGGATGCCAATGTTAAGCGAAACGTCTGGCATTTGTTGAATGACACGAAATTTCTCACGTTttccaaaagaaaatatttaggCCGAAAATAATCAGCAAATGACAGAAAAGCCAGGATCATTTCACATTGAACCTTACTCCAAGCACTTTTGTTAAACCGGTTCATTCCTGAAAATCCCTGCAACATAAGCAAGTTCAAATTATTACTCACTTTTAAAACTCAAACAATGTCGGGAAAAAGGTTTGCATATACCTGACATGGTGGTCCCCCATTAATGAAATCCACTTGACCAGGTCTAGGTAAATCACTGATAGCTTTATCATCAAGCTTCTTCGCCTCTTCTAGAGCGTCAGAGGTTGATATACAATCATCTTCATCTCCACAAGCAGACATAATTGCGCTGTTCAAGGTGTCCAATGAGTACAGATAAATATAATGCCACAATCCACAATCCCAAATTTTTTAGATAAATTTTCCATTTGCATATTTTGGTATAGAAACAACGCTACGCAGAAGCAAAAAGCGTAAAATTCGATCAGCGTTTTAGAACGTGTGCACACCTGAGGATCACATTGCAGTTGTTTATAAACACTGAAGCTCCTGGGTGATTAAGCTTAAACGCTTCACCAGCAGGTTCTTCGTATTCGATTGCCCATTTGGTCTGTGACACACCTGCCGACAATTGCCAATAGaaataattacataaaacacACAACGGCGAAACAACAATGAGCGAAAAGTGTGCCCTCGAGCAAGTTTTAGTGCGGATAGCAATCGAGTATTCAAGTTACCTGATTGCTCCAAACCTTCAGAGAGTCCACCACAGCCAGCAAAAATATCAAGAGTGGCCAACTGAGTCTTTGGAGTATCATCTTCTGACTTGATTAGTTCATCATCCTCAATTTGTTTACCTTTTCCCTTCTTTCTAGACAATGACTCATCGTCCGTTGAGCCAAGCTTGACATTTCCAGGCAGCTGCAACGATATATCATACATGTAACAGAAAGTTAGGACTTAAGAAGGTGCAAATTACCCAGCCTTTTGAAACTactgatttataattataatttgatgtatatatTGACCAAGACGGTGCCAAAATAATCTAGCCAATGTGTAAAAGGAGACACCTGTTTGGTAGCTCCACTATCCGGGTCATAAAGATGTTCGCAAAAGAAGACATGCTCGTAAAAAGCAGGGTAATTTGAAGATGGCATATCATGTTTTCTTCTCACTTGACACTTCCCCTGGACAACAGCTACACTCAACAATTGAGTTTGCTCACTGAAGTAAACCTGAAAATTAAGAGTTGATGACTTATTGCAAAGAATTTCGGAATCAATGAAAAATGCCATGgagcataaaagaaaatacaatTTGGCAAGTGAAGACGAATCAATTCATGACATGCTTATGCGTACCTCACGAACATCAGATCGATATGCTTTTTCTGCTGAAATGTCTTCGGGTCTAAAAAATCTCCGTGCTTTAATTTTTATGGACTCGGGATCGGATTTTCGAGAAGACTTGGCCGGCTCAATTCCCAAGAGCTGACAAATAACAAAGGGTTTTAGACCCACATTCCTACTACTCTTGAATGTTTCACTCTCTTTCTCGTCTTCAGCAAAATACCGTGGGCCAACATAGAAAAAATCCCCAATATTGTACTCAACTCCTTCATAACTAAAGCAAGTTTTTGATGGATTAACCTTTAATGACTTGTGTTCCTTCTCAGTTAGTCTGGTTTCGCAAGCATGACAAATACCATTTCCATCTCCCATTGAATTGTGAGGAAGACAAAAGAATGCTCCTTTATCAGGCTGATAGAAGCTTTTGCAGTAATATTCTAATGGTAACCCTTTACTTTTTTTCTCCGCATTTGATCGATCAATCTTATCCTTTACAGCATTAGCTTTCCGATGTTGATATCCCCATTCCACCCGGAAGAATTCAACATGTACACTACGTTGAATACCCCCCAATTCAAAGTCCATACAGTTTTCGGTCAAGAATACCTCACTCTCATTGGCAGCATTACCAAGAACTGTTTGAGATCCTCTCAGCAACAGCCGTCCATGAACCATTTTTTTACCACCTGATTTCTCATACAAATACTCCACAAAATAGATAGGCGGCAGTTCTTCTGACTCGTCCGTTTCAACAAGGACACAGCCTCCAACAGCAATTGATTCTCCAAAAACATTAGCCTGTTTGTATAAGGACTCACTGGAACCAGCTTTCTGAATAACCTCTCCTTCCCATTTAACGTCCTGAGATGAGCTGAGCTTTCTCTTTTCACTTGTCCGACATTTTTTGTTAGATTTCTCAACCGAGACTTTCTCTTCTTGCTCCTCTTCAACGTCTTCTTCCTGCTCTTCCTCCTCTTCCAGAATCTCCTCCTCTTTGATTTCCGCAACAACCTCTTCTTTCAACTCCTCTGGTGCATACTTTGAATAAAACTCACCCCATATTCTGTTGATCAATCTAGTGGTTGTGGCGGGCATCAGTTTCCTTTTAGCGATAGGAACCAGTTTAGCCACTGGATTCAAGTTTGCGCCTCTCCTTGTCACAGCCTTTTTCTTGACTATCCATTTTGTGTGATGCCTTGTCAACATTTTATCATAAAGCCCACTAACAAAAGGACTGTTCCGAATGCTATTATCAGGATATTCCGCAAACTGTTGGAGTAGTATCTGGCCATGGACCACCACATACTTTTCTACCATAGCTGGATTTGATGATATAAAAGCAGGGTGGGTTTTGTCGAATTCTGCCACTCTTTTGATGATTTCGGAAAAGGACAGACGTGCAACACGACTCTGCTCCTTTAATAGTGTAATGATGCCAGTTGCGAGCCTTGCTgtttttataactgtttcaTACCATGGAGCATATTGCTTCGATGGTTTGCCGAGCCTATACCTGTAGagaaaagttaataaaatatataaccaCAATCAGTGGCGAATTTAGAAAATTTGTTAAGTGGGGTAAAGATACAATTGTTAGAAAATAATTAGTTAATTTGCATCTTTTATTAGTAAATTTGGTTGTCAAATTTAATAagcaaaaatctaatttttttaaattcaagtGGAGTCAAATAACCTCTTTGTTCACTACGTGGCTCCGCCAATGACCACAATGATAACTAACAAGAGAACATAAAACTAAGAAAAAGTGTTTGCAAAGACAATAGGAATATGCTATCTAATTGTCAAACCATATCAAATACAATACTTCcaaataaatgcaacattaaTAAACCCTCAAGTAAATCAAGTAAACTTGATTTTAAAGGGAAAACGAGTTTAAAAGGAAAAGAGATCCACATAAAGGCTTTAGATCATACACAGGGAATCACAATAAGCTGAAATTAGGATTCAAAAACGTTAAACTTCAAGTAATGATGGCGTAAATTAAGTCGAATATGCCATCCTTATCGTAAATTTTGGCCCGAAAAAATTATCAGTCTTACCCCAATTAGACCCCTCCGACAAAAAACATGTTAAAAAAACGGCATCCATCGTCAGTTTTTACGATAACGTTAAATCTAAGCAATCAGAATATGAGCTAAATCTTAAAAAGTTAAGTTTGTATATACCAGGCCATGTCGGTTCTGATAGATATGAAGGCCATGGAAGCTCCGATTTCGATCATCCATTCCTTTATTGCACTCAAATAAACAGGGATTCCACCCACATCCTGTGCCTCAGAAGAAGCTGATGAAGATTGAATATCAGCATCGAGACAAAATCCACTTCCGTCATCATCGGTAACAATCCCAGACCCGAAAATAGCAACATCAATGTCATCACAAGGTTTCATAGGAAGAAGTTCCAAAGAGACCAATCGTGAATCGGAGTTATAAAGTGACCAATTATGAAGCATGCTTCTCGGCAGCAGATCTGGATCAGTGACATCCATGTCATTATCAAAGATAATATACTCGTCAGTCTCTTCACTGTTGGGTTTGTAGTATGCAGGGAGGGGATAGTCGATGGCAATTTCATCTTCATTAATCTTGACATAGTACTTATTTGCAACTTGGCGTCTTCCTTTCCTCTGATTCATAGACCgccattcttcttcttcctgTAACAATCTAGCCAATTTGGCATCCTCATCCTCTTCTGCGGCAAGCATAGATGAATCCGAGTTGTTTTTCTTTTCGACATCCCCGATTTTAAGACTCCCACCAGTAGCCAGATTCATGGGAGCGGCAGTGTCTTGCGCATATGCAACATTCTTTTTACACTCATCACGGAGGGACACGAGCACAGGGAGATCAGAAAATTTCTGGTCTTTCTTGTTGGATGTAATGTCCAATCCAATTAACTGATTGTAGATGAACTCACCCCGTGAAATGATGAACTCTTTGATTGATGCACCAGGAGGGAAATTTTTACTTCCACTCATAGATCGAACTAGTAAAGCGATCAATTCATCAAGAGCTATGTCAGGGTTACCCCCCGAAGACCTTGACAATTTCTTGTAGACTTCAGTGCACGCACGTGCCTTCTCATAGAAAAGTCCATATATTTTCTTGTACGAAGCAGCGGGCTTCCAACAATCGTAATCACCTATATCGGTGGATATCCAAATAGTTGGTTCACCATCTTCATAGCCCGATATATCCCATGTCTCAATCCGACCAAAGCCCTCGCATCTTACTCCCTTGTCTTTGCTTGGATCACCACTAGGCTCTAGCGGCAAAATTACACCCGTAATAAACAAATCAGTAACTTCAAGAATCTCCACTGGTTGTGCTTTTCCATCCTcatcatgaaaaataaaatcaatgaggcGTCGATTGGGTCTAGGATCATCATGGCCTGTAGTTAAGCCAATCGCAGCTATCTCACTTTCAACAGTGGGCACCCTTTTTGCATCCACAAGGTGATCTTTTTCCGATAGAGGGACATTCTTTTCCTTAAAGTCCAAACATGCTGCAGCTCGCTTGGGCATTCTCCGAGAACCCAAAGCATTTTCCCCATTGGCCTCGTTTCTAtctctctttttcttctttcctTTCAAGGTTTCAGTATTAGGTCCATTTGCTTCGGCGTTACTAGAAGGCACTACTTCCGCACAAGCATTTTCCCCATTGGCCTCATTTCTAtctctctttttcttctttcctTTCAAAGTTTCAGTACCAGGTCCATTTGCTTCGGCGTTATTAGAAGCCACTACTTCCACACTAGCATTCTTTTTTGTCCCCATTCCTGAAGATACCAGAAAATCAAAACCGATACACATCAATTAAGGAAAAAGCACTCAAAAGGCAAGTAATGAATTCAATGTTAAGACATGATTAAAAACAATACTTTTCACTTCTATAACAATTTACAATTCCCCCATTGCACATGAAAAGTGAGTTGGGAAAACCTTCCTCGAAAGTGGGCCCTTTCTTCATACTAATGCATAATCCAGGTGGCTGATGCTCTACTTCTTAGTGTTTgtatatgtctttgtttggtgcAATGGAAAAATTTTTCATTCTTCTAAAAACAGACAATTTACAATTCGCAATTACCTAATTATTAGGTATTAACTCCGCTCATTTTGCATTCACTTCTAAGAACAATCAATTCACTCCAACTTTCTCTAAACATCTAGCTTGAAAGTCAGGGTGATTCGAGCAGAAAACCCGACCAGTCATGTGAGTTCATTTTGCAAAGCAGGCTAATTCAGACATTCTACAAGAtactataaaaagaaaaaccaatTTAAGGaataacatatacatatatatagaccACCATTACCTCATTAACAACCCTCAATACCACAAAGGTacaataaatttttgaaaaaacaaatcaaacccAGAAATCACTATATCAAAAAATATACACAACAAACCCTTTATTCAGAAAACAACCCAAATCAAGTAAACAAAAGGAATCAAATCCAAAACTCAAAATTCAACAATCATAAAAGTTcaacaataacaattaattttagGGTCTCACGACAAGGGCAaaacatcaaaataaaaatctttgatTTTCTCATACTAAAGGAACAAATTACTTggaaaaacaaatcaaactcACAAATCACAACATCAAATAATCTACAAAACATCTACAAAACACACCCTTTGTTcgtaaaacaatcaaaatctaGTAAACGAAAGGGATCAAACCCAAAACTCAAAATTCAACATTcatgcaaattttaaaaataaaaattaatttgaggGTATTtgaaaaagatataaaaaagaaGTCGTGTTATAACTTAACAGACGGAATACCCAACAACTTCAACAGTGAAAAACTCACAGACTGTTATGTAGGCGGGTCTTGAGAATGACGGTGGCTATTGCGACAGCAATCGGCTTTGTGGGTAGTTTTGTTAGGGCAAGGACTGAGGAACAAATGGGGAGATTTATATGAAATGCATCCCTAAAATTTCAACTTCCCGCCATTTTAAGTAGATATACTTTGTGAGGGAAGCAAATATCGGAAATGGAGGGAAATTTGGCTTGTTTCAGAATTTAGGGCTTACTCCTAAAATTACTGCCTTTTTGGTGAGTTTATCTTACCATTAGAGCTAAGAGAAGTTAATCAGAGAATGGAGATCAAAAGGGTTTATTTTGCTATTCTTTTAACACCCAAATGACAAAAGTTAAGGGTTCCTTCTACTTTACAAAAGGTTTTTGACATCCttaatttttaacattattataataaaatttgttAGGTTGATATGAAATTCAACTAACAtggaaaattttatttcatagGAATTCGTAAATTCGTTCAGCACCCTATGAAAATTTTGATCTGCTATCTCGGCCGCCGTAAAATGACATGCCATGATAATCAAGTCTAATGAATGTCATGTTTGACATCTGGGGATGGGAATTATTGCGACACATATGTGGGATTCTAAATTGGTGATCCCTTAACCTTGTAAAAGTTGATGATGTATAtgattttttcttctttgtCTCCGGTTTATCTACCTTGGAGAATTCATTGTCTCTTTTGGAGTCGTTGCTTTCTCACTTGTCCCATTTATGATATTCTTGGAAATAACCCATATGAATAAGGTATTAGATGTTATTTCTCACAGCCCACACTTTTCCATCCAGTAGCCTAGACATTTGTAGAACTCACAATATATCCTCGAATCATGCCCAACTTTGTCCTGGTGCATAGACTTATTCCAATTGTCATCATTTTTATACAATTGGGAATTTTTGGCTCTAGGCTATGTCAACGAGGTGTATTCTATATGAACGTCAAGGTCTTCTTCACTATGGATGTTTTTGAAGTCCTTCCCATAAACATGGTACTAGGCATATTCCTATATGTTCGACATGGTCTTCAGATGAGATCGTTGGCTGTTAAATTTTAAGGCCTCACTCTCCAACCTATCAGCATTTAGACTATGTCCCAAGGCGAAGGTCAATATATTCTCCTTAAGATACAAGTCATAGAGACTCTCCTTGTCAAAGCGAGATATGTAGGCCTATTTTGCCTTGAATGGGGGTTTGACTCCCCATGACTATGGGCTTGGTTAGTGTTTTGCCCATAAGGAGTTGCTCGTTGGTTCTTGACATTTATATAAATAACCATTTATCTTTTCATCCAATCTATCACAAACACCGTAACAACATTGCTCAATTAACCATGCATTTGATGTTACGCCCTTACGAATATTTGAGGTGATTGTCGCATTACCCAAGATAGGAGACACATACAATACATTATTCTATAAGTTTGAAGTTTATATTGTCTAATAAAAGTAATGTCGATGGAATTTAAAACTTTTCTTAGaacataattaattagtttCAAGTAATCTTACAAAATTAGTAAAGATATAAATGATTTTGTGATCATAAATATGCCTTATTGAGCGGTAACCAGATTATATTCATTGCAATCATTTTATCTACTTCTGTTTTAgttatcaacaaaaaaaaattagtaccaCAACAATTACTACAAATTTCCTTCTTTTTTATCGATTTGTTACCAAATTAATTTTCTAGATGAATTAAAATAGTATATACTCCATCCATTCGTTAATGATGTTTACACATATTATTTGgatcattttatttattgttctcGTGAagaatattttgatttatattatattttttggacatatataaataaacttGTTCatcataatttaaatattttattaatgcttATGGTTTTCTATCTTGCACCaactttattttatcatttttatattgcttacgGTCTCCACATATTTTCCATTAAAACTGTAATCttcataatttttcctttaattatatacattttaataacttctaatgtttatggtcctcgattttaagatttgatttttcttaatttatgtgaaatatttgttgttattcaataaaataataaaaaataatatatacaatccTAAAAGCTGTATATTAGAAAGAATCtggtattttatttatataatttaatattattttactttggaaacataagaatttaattatactttattttaacttgagaaattaaaataattatataaaatattgatTGTTTTTCACTTTTTGGATTAGATTcacttgaaaaattaaaattattaataacaaaaaaaaattgtaaatttttatgtaaagtTCTAAGGGCGGTAAATTAATATCATTAccctaaaataatatatctagtTATGTActatatacaaaattaaatttttcttgattttatcATATATCAGTGtattaaattgatcactttaaattttaggaaaatttcacgtgttaaccctgaggttttggggtttccacgtggtaaccaaaacttttaaaaagtccatgcggtaaccctgaggtttagcAAATCGTTCCACCGttacctttttgcacataaaacgttagcaaacgtatatttcgaagctttaaggttactgtacgcctatttatgtgACTCACCATTTTAAATGTCATCAGTCTCAATCTTTTCcttcaaaacataaaccctaactctaccatctttaaTCTAAATATATGTTTAGGGTTTCTGTTTTTGGgaaaaatgttgaaaataatGACATTTGAAACAGTcacataaataggcgtacaacaaccttaaagtttcgaaattaatatttactaatgttttatgtgcaaaaaggttgCGGTGGAACAATTTGATAAACTTCAGAGTTACAcgtgaaatttttaaaaattttgattatcaggtgaaatttcataaattttaaaatgatcaagtAAATAAATTTGACTAATTATATAAGTTTATTCCATAAGCAGGGTATCAAtgaaatgaatgaatgaatgttcATGAAAGTACTCGAACCTCGCCAACGGTATTTACCACCGTTTTGTAAAACGCCCGACTTGAATTTATACTTGGGTCTGTGTGGTTGGTATTTGGCAACCCATTTCATCATCAAATCAAATTCAGAAATCTTATTCAACAATCCGCCATTGAATACTCATCAAGCTACCTTTTGAATTCTTACATTATACAGCAAGGAACACACAGGTATTCTTTGCGTCCCTTC
This genomic interval carries:
- the LOC130826062 gene encoding DNA (cytosine-5)-methyltransferase 1A-like yields the protein MGTKKNASVEVVASNNAEANGPGTETLKGKKKKRDRNEANGENACAEVVPSSNAEANGPNTETLKGKKKKRDRNEANGENALGSRRMPKRAAACLDFKEKNVPLSEKDHLVDAKRVPTVESEIAAIGLTTGHDDPRPNRRLIDFIFHDEDGKAQPVEILEVTDLFITGVILPLEPSGDPSKDKGVRCEGFGRIETWDISGYEDGEPTIWISTDIGDYDCWKPAASYKKIYGLFYEKARACTEVYKKLSRSSGGNPDIALDELIALLVRSMSGSKNFPPGASIKEFIISRGEFIYNQLIGLDITSNKKDQKFSDLPVLVSLRDECKKNVAYAQDTAAPMNLATGGSLKIGDVEKKNNSDSSMLAAEEDEDAKLARLLQEEEEWRSMNQRKGRRQVANKYYVKINEDEIAIDYPLPAYYKPNSEETDEYIIFDNDMDVTDPDLLPRSMLHNWSLYNSDSRLVSLELLPMKPCDDIDVAIFGSGIVTDDDGSGFCLDADIQSSSASSEAQDVGGIPVYLSAIKEWMIEIGASMAFISIRTDMAWYRLGKPSKQYAPWYETVIKTARLATGIITLLKEQSRVARLSFSEIIKRVAEFDKTHPAFISSNPAMVEKYVVVHGQILLQQFAEYPDNSIRNSPFVSGLYDKMLTRHHTKWIVKKKAVTRRGANLNPVAKLVPIAKRKLMPATTTRLINRIWGEFYSKYAPEELKEEVVAEIKEEEILEEEEEQEEDVEEEQEEKVSVEKSNKKCRTSEKRKLSSSQDVKWEGEVIQKAGSSESLYKQANVFGESIAVGGCVLVETDESEELPPIYFVEYLYEKSGGKKMVHGRLLLRGSQTVLGNAANESEVFLTENCMDFELGGIQRSVHVEFFRVEWGYQHRKANAVKDKIDRSNAEKKSKGLPLEYYCKSFYQPDKGAFFCLPHNSMGDGNGICHACETRLTEKEHKSLKVNPSKTCFSYEGVEYNIGDFFYVGPRYFAEDEKESETFKSSRNVGLKPFVICQLLGIEPAKSSRKSDPESIKIKARRFFRPEDISAEKAYRSDVREVYFSEQTQLLSVAVVQGKCQVRRKHDMPSSNYPAFYEHVFFCEHLYDPDSGATKQLPGNVKLGSTDDESLSRKKGKGKQIEDDELIKSEDDTPKTQLATLDIFAGCGGLSEGLEQSGVSQTKWAIEYEEPAGEAFKLNHPGASVFINNCNVILSAIMSACGDEDDCISTSDALEEAKKLDDKAISDLPRPGQVDFINGGPPCQGFSGMNRFNKSAWSKVQCEMILAFLSFADYFRPKYFLLENVRNFVSFNKCQTFRLTLASLLEMGYQVRFGILEAGACGVSQSRKRAFIWAASPEEILPDWPEPMHVFAGSELKINLDGNTQYAAVRSTATGAPFRSITVRDTIGDLPAVENGASLATMEYKSEPISWFQKMIRRDMVTLTDHISKEMNELNLIRCQKIPKRPGADWRDLPDEKVKLSTGQLVDLVPWCLPNTAERHNQWKGLFGRLDWEGNFPTSITDPQPMGKVGMCFHPDQDRIVTVRECARSQGFPDNYKFAGNIQHRHRQIGNAVPPPLAFALGRKLKEAVEKKQCAS